The following coding sequences lie in one Lolium perenne isolate Kyuss_39 chromosome 2, Kyuss_2.0, whole genome shotgun sequence genomic window:
- the LOC127330265 gene encoding mavicyanin-like translates to MAYRQMLLLAAAAIAAAVLLAPASAEVFTVGDAAGWTLKYPAVWTDGKAFVVGDSLMFMYPSDKHNVMEVTGTDFKACNVTGNALGTWNSGSDTVPLAKAGRRWFVCGVGNHCAQGMKFLVVTADSSAQAPAAPPSSLASFVSGAVSQAMAAAGAVAAAALMF, encoded by the exons ATGGCGTACCGGCAAATGCTGCTCTTGGCTgccgcggccatcgccgccgccgtcctcctgGCGCCGGCCTCCGCCGAGGTCTTCACTGTCGGCGATGCCGCCGGCTGGACCCTCAAATACCCTGCCGTCTGGACCGACGGCAAAGCCTTCGTCGTCGGTGACAGCCTAA TGTTCATGTACCCCTCCGACAAGCACAACGTGATGGAAGTGACGGGCACGGACTTCAAGGCCTGCAACGTGACCGGGAACGCGCTCGGCACCTGGAACTCCGGCAGCGACACGGTGCCGCTCGCCAAGGCCGGGAGGAGGTGGTTCGTCTGCGGCGTGGGCAACCACTGCGCCCAGGGAATGAAGTTCCTCGTTGTCACCGCCGACTCCTCCGCACAGGCCCCAGCTGCGCCGCCATCCTCTTTGGCCTCGTTCGTCAGCGGAGCGGTTTCACAGGCGATGGCAGCCGCCGGCGCCGTAGCCGCAGCCGCGCTCATGTTCTGA